In Aspergillus nidulans FGSC A4 chromosome II, the genomic stretch GCCGACAGTATCGTACGTGCGCATGAGATGCACATTTTCAAGAACGAGAGCATCCTTGTCGAAGATTACCGCCCACAGGGAACGTTACTGGACCTCGTGAACCTTGTCCGCAACGAAGGGATCTCCGGCCCGGCGACTGGAGAGGGAGGCTTAGATGAGTCTCTAGCCATGTTCTTCACCATTGAGCTCTTCCGCACTATCCAGGCTCTCCACACCTGCGGCATTCTTCACGGCGACATCAAAGCCGACAACTGCCTCATCCGCTTCGACGACAAACCAGACCCCACTCAGCAGATACTCGATGAAAACACAGATCCCCGCGAATTCTACTATTCACCTTCCGGCGCTTTTGGCTGGAAAAACAAAGGCCTTGCCCTTATTGACTTTGGCCGCGGTATCGACATGCGTGCATTCGACCCGTCTGTGCAGTTCGTTGCAGATTGGAAAACAGGGGAACATGAGTGCCCTGAGATCCGTGAGATGAGACCTTGGACGCACCAAATTGATCTTTACGGTCTTGCGGGGACAGTTCACGTTATGCTTTTTGGAAAATACATTGAGAGCGTCCCTACCGATGCAAGCAAGAAAACGTATCGGATTCGCGAACCGCTGAAGAGATACTGGGAAAAGGATATCTGGGCCGATGTTTTTGATCTTCTTTTGAATCCTAGTGCGGAGCGGTGGGCTCGGATGGAGCAGAAATCGAATGTTAACGCCTCCAACCTTCCAGTCCTAGTCTCAATGCAGCATCTCCGTGAACGGATGGAAAGTTGGCTCGTTGACCATGCTGAGAAGAAAGGTTTGGGCTTGCAGATCCGAAAACTCGAGGCAATTTTTgcagagaaaaagaagagattgGAGAAGTAACTCCAATTTCAATTATCCTTCcgtttttgttttgtttttcaACTCACATCTAGGGAAGGTTGACttttttctgtcttttcCCCTTCGCTTCTTGAACATCATTTGGCTGATCCCGACATTGGTGGTCGTCGACTTCACTCTTGTAATGTTATCATGACATAGTACAGCACAGCACCCGCGTATaccccttttcttttttgctttgCACTGGTAttcatctcctttcctcTATTCGTTCTGATATTCTGCTTCACGTCTTTATGTTATCAATTGTTCGTATATGGCTAAGGAATAATATAATAAGATATTTCTTTACTTCTACTCCACTCCATATTCAGTTCGGTCTTATAGCCCCCCTTTATACTAGGAGATGATCCATCAGACATATTTCGTTAGCCTGAAGGAGCTTTCTGGTTCATTCCCCTGGTCCAACCCCGTCGCTTAGACCAGCCTATCGTACTTCTTACCATTACTGTTACGCGAATATGAAGGGGAGTTTGATGAAAGTAGAGATGAAGCGTTGAATTTGATTCAAAATCATAACACTCAGGTTTATATCGCGACAATGCATCGGAATCATGATATCGTGGCATCATGCCTCATAGCTGCTGAACTCAACACCTGCACGGAAATTGCCCGGCCCTGTCCCTATCTGTCTAGTAGGTAAGGAGGTCCGAAAGGCAGGTTGATCAAAAACGAAAGAGGAGCGCGAAGATTTGAACTGAGTGAGGGGTAGATAGAGAGGGTAGAGAAAGTAATGCAAAACAAAAGCGgaatgagaagagaaatATAGATAGGTCTCGAGATCTTTCAAGGTTCAATCTAAATCAGACCATTGATGGTGAAAGAAATATGCAACAGCGGAGATTGCTCCTATCGCTGTGGAGGAAAAAAGATAGCCAGGGTAAATAGTCTTACATGTCTGACATGCAGGGGAGAGGAAGCAAGAcggacgaagaaaagaagtCCGTTGCAAATAGGTAGTGGTCAAAGCCAAAGCTGCAAAGTGTAAACACGCGCTTGGAAGTAAGGTGGATTCGATagcagcatcatcatctatGGTTGGTCGTGTCAATCAATGGCAGCAATGCTCCGTTCCAAGTCATGTATGGCGCGACGCCTGAAGCTCGTCAGGATATAGAATAGAAAGTCGACTGAAGAAAACTGAGGTAAGGAAAAGTAACGAATGAGTATTGCCGGAGCCTGGTCCTGTAGCAGATATAGAAgagagaaacagaaaaaggaaaggaaatggAGCGAAAGGAAGCTTTCACTGATGAGTAGCGCATATTTTTGGGGTTTTGTGGTTTTGGGGCGCTACTCATGCAATTGTCTTCAGTAGTAATGTTCAAGGAGTGAGATTGTGTCAGGTATCCCGAATCCAAAGTCCAATACGAGCAAGGCTTGGTCTGTAAAGCACTTGTCTAGTCAGATCAACGTGTGGGTATACCCTAACAGCCAATGTAGATTTCGGTCGAGGCCAGGAAGAATGGGTGAGTCGACTGTCAGAGGAGAAATCGAGGTTAAATATAGTCAAGCAACCCGTGCTGTAAGCACAGATCCAGACTCGTTCGTGTCGCGCCAAACGTCAAGAAGCTGCAACTTTTATAATCAATCATATGCGGTTTTTCGTTTCGAAATCATCATTCTTTGCACAAGAggctctctctcttctgttCTTAAACTGTCGTTATGTCGTCAATGCCGTTTCACATCATCATTTCCGCGTAAATGGCTCAAATGTCACACAATAATAAATCAATCAGCCAGTATTAGAATTGCTGGCACCCGTCGACAACAGGTCTGCGCAAGTGAAAGCTCTTCAAGAAATTGAAACCGCACAAGAGCTTTCACAGAGCGCCACTTATTGCCTTATGTAAGACATATTCAGAATCTGTCTTCGGATGCGCTCGGCGTCCGAAATGCCTGCCTCCGTCGCGTCATACGGGAGCCCACTCGCAGAAGCTTGACTTCGAGAGGGCGCATGCTGGTTCAATGACCGGAACCGAGGAAGCGCACCACTAGCAAAGGGATCGGAGAGAGAGGGCGCATGTCTTGAGATCCTGCCTGGGGGCGCGGTGCGTCTGTAACCTTCCATTTTAAAAGGAGAGCCCAATCGTTTTATATGCTCACCGCTCAAACTAGCGACCGGATTTGGCATTGGTTTCTCAGGCGCAGGGGTTTCTTCACTAcgagatgaagacgaaggaggGGAGAACAGCTGGTCGAGACTCTTGGGCGTAACTGCTGCACTGGTGGTTGCTCCGCGGTTTCGTATTCGAACACGACGGTGACCAAGATCGTTAAGCTTCCCCTGACGGAAGAGCTCTTCTAAATTGCGACGagtctcttcctctgctggtGACTCGGTGGGTACATTAGAGCTCGAGCCGTTGCTATCAGCAAAGTTGACAAGAGGGTCCATTCGGGGGGGAGATCGCAAACGTGAGCCTGTAACATGTATTGTCTCACGTCGGGCTCTAGGGGTATGGCGCTGGTTTCTTTTCCTAACATTGTTCGGGCCCCAGGTATGGTACGAGAATGGGGATCCCAGTCTGGGTACCTCGGTTCCGTCGATACTAGATGACTTTGTTGGCAGCGGGTCTCCCAAATCAGGTTGAGGGCTACCGGGGATTTGTGGTCGAGGAATAACAGCAGCACTTGGTGGCAGCGGATCTTGGGCTGCTAGTTGAGCCAATGGACCAGGAACGGAGCTTGATACGAGCGAAACGCCCAGATCTCGGGTCGCATAGGCAGCTGAGGTGTTGACAGGGGCGCTCGCTGCCGGCGTTACGTCGGAAGGTTGCGAGAACAGATCTGGGAACGGTTCCGGGCTCCGGGACTGCATCATCCTCTGGTAGTGGGGAGCAATAGAGAACTTCCTCTTGCTCAGATATTTAAGCCGTCGTCGGGTTGAGGCTTCCGACTTGGGCCACGATGGCTTTGGCGCATGATCTTTTGCTGTGGGAGTTGATTCGCCGCTCCCGGGCGAAGTATCCCCAGAGATGAATTGCTTGTCAAGCCGGGTCGATTTTCTTTCCCAGGTTCTTTTTGCTTGCCGTGCCACTCTATGGGTAACACCGAGAGGCGGGATACTG encodes the following:
- a CDS encoding uncharacterized protein (transcript_id=CADANIAT00004748), yielding MADREHGLSRTLPKDFTYPSAEPRTPERSSLIRLDAPPPPPRHSASRLRPSRVRSGTDLFARVSHDFPFSPVAPDLPLPSIEFPPSRDDTSHGHETLVPPDDRLLAPPRARVALKTPPAQIRPDPIEAESNSWSTWNPGTYGDEIERPSSACSNASDSSVSSSETISSRQSVGGSCTSTESDHYDPFFHIELTPKRTTDSSPLLAQKKQQKQTKTRERWTLDMDNHLWNTYQLYIQDPTITPFKMTPGSIPPLGVTHRVARQAKRTWERKSTRLDKQFISGDTSPGSGESTPTAKDHAPKPSWPKSEASTRRRLKYLSKRKFSIAPHYQRMMQSRSPEPFPDLFSQPSDVTPAASAPVNTSAAYATRDLGVSLVSSSVPGPLAQLAAQDPLPPSAAVIPRPQIPGSPQPDLGDPLPTKSSSIDGTEVPRLGSPFSYHTWGPNNVRKRNQRHTPRARRETIHVTGSRLRSPPRMDPLVNFADSNGSSSNVPTESPAEEETRRNLEELFRQGKLNDLGHRRVRIRNRGATTSAAVTPKSLDQLFSPPSSSSRSEETPAPEKPMPNPVASLSGEHIKRLGSPFKMEGYRRTAPPGRISRHAPSLSDPFASGALPRFRSLNQHAPSRSQASASGLPYDATEAGISDAERIRRQILNMSYIRQ